A single window of Desulfofalx alkaliphila DSM 12257 DNA harbors:
- a CDS encoding TPR domain-containing glycosyltransferase, with the protein MIVKNEEHYLKRCLSSAKELVDEIIIVDTGSTDGTLEIANNFGHKVAKVPWANDFSLARNHSLDLATCEWIIYLDADEELVIDDKDKFKELLRRKDVEGYFFNIINFTSDTPGGQRIKHTNLRLFKNRPQYRFKGALHEQIIPSILEFNPNAKLLGTDITIIHHGYKNKDIELKDKNTRNLNILKNQLNKDAENVFLRYNFAVSLLRNKQLEEAINEFEKIYKKLDLKAGYTPTVFRNYAVCLLERNLPQRALEVLDDGIRLFPDYTDLHYLKGQCLEKLNRITMAQKCYLRCLEIGEANSKYVSTEGIGGFCPLRNLGNMMKKSGHHQLALMYYQRAYQSNPEHRQTLFDLGQALKKVLKEPLKIRAYIKDKIKVTNIEQLINLAELLYSVDDYDGCITYLNEAIIKGGIKSPRLTMLKGRCLSQLGRWDDARLQYLEIDLENPLIKDAVIESCLCCWLAEPIKNAAQIIDKLKIKDNLTYSFLNAINNNLIHQEKEKIQVMNPEITEKIIAKLIEYRQGEMAKKIILLLDDYSEGEVLYHIGKALFNQKIYLEASNYLLDALSADINHHDLYFMLGSICLNRRALWEAEQLIQQAIQIKAESRYYEKLVEILLAQAYETALEAVAEFPENNTFKKILNEIKNCQLEYEVVRGSC; encoded by the coding sequence TTAGATCTGGCCACTTGCGAATGGATTATCTATTTAGATGCAGATGAAGAGTTGGTAATTGACGATAAAGATAAATTTAAGGAGCTATTAAGGAGAAAAGATGTTGAAGGTTATTTTTTTAATATTATTAACTTTACTTCCGATACACCGGGTGGCCAGAGAATAAAACATACTAATTTACGATTATTTAAAAACAGGCCCCAATATCGTTTTAAAGGGGCCTTACATGAGCAAATTATTCCTTCTATACTGGAGTTTAATCCAAATGCAAAATTGCTTGGTACCGATATTACTATAATTCACCATGGTTATAAAAATAAAGATATAGAGCTTAAAGACAAAAATACTCGTAATTTAAACATCCTAAAAAACCAGTTGAATAAAGATGCTGAAAATGTGTTCTTGCGTTACAATTTTGCAGTTTCACTTTTGAGAAACAAGCAGCTGGAAGAAGCGATAAACGAATTTGAAAAGATTTACAAGAAATTAGATTTGAAAGCCGGTTATACACCAACGGTGTTCAGAAATTATGCTGTATGCCTTTTAGAAAGGAACCTTCCTCAGCGGGCTTTGGAAGTTTTAGATGACGGAATAAGGCTGTTTCCCGATTACACTGATCTTCATTACCTGAAAGGTCAATGCCTAGAAAAGCTAAACAGAATAACGATGGCACAAAAATGCTACCTTCGTTGCCTGGAGATTGGTGAAGCCAACAGCAAGTATGTATCCACTGAGGGAATCGGGGGTTTTTGCCCGCTGCGCAATTTGGGAAACATGATGAAAAAAAGCGGTCATCATCAGTTGGCACTAATGTATTATCAAAGGGCTTATCAGAGCAATCCTGAGCACCGGCAAACCTTGTTTGACTTGGGGCAGGCATTGAAAAAGGTGTTAAAAGAGCCGTTGAAGATAAGGGCATATATTAAGGACAAAATTAAAGTAACCAATATTGAACAATTGATAAATTTGGCGGAATTGCTATATTCCGTTGACGATTATGATGGTTGTATCACTTACCTTAATGAAGCAATAATTAAAGGTGGAATTAAATCCCCCCGGCTAACCATGTTAAAGGGAAGATGTTTGTCCCAATTGGGCAGGTGGGATGATGCCCGGCTGCAGTATCTTGAAATAGACTTAGAAAACCCACTAATAAAAGATGCTGTGATTGAAAGCTGCCTGTGCTGTTGGTTGGCTGAGCCCATAAAAAATGCCGCTCAAATAATAGATAAGCTAAAAATAAAGGATAACCTGACATACAGTTTTTTAAATGCCATCAATAATAATTTAATTCATCAAGAAAAAGAAAAAATCCAAGTAATGAACCCTGAAATTACCGAAAAAATAATTGCTAAACTTATAGAGTATAGGCAGGGCGAAATGGCTAAAAAAATCATATTACTATTAGATGATTATTCTGAAGGTGAAGTTTTATATCATATTGGCAAAGCATTGTTTAACCAAAAAATCTATTTAGAGGCATCCAATTACCTATTGGATGCCCTGTCAGCTGACATAAATCACCATGATTTATATTTCATGCTGGGCAGTATTTGTTTAAACAGAAGGGCTTTGTGGGAGGCGGAACAATTAATACAGCAAGCCATACAAATTAAAGCAGAGAGCCGGTATTATGAAAAATTAGTTGAAATATTGCTGGCTCAGGCATACGAAACTGCATTGGAAGCAGTGGCGGAGTTTCCTGAAAATAATACATTTAAAAAGATATTAAATGAAATTAAGAACTGCCAGCTGGAATATGAGGTTGTGAGGGGATCTTGTTGA
- a CDS encoding methionine biosynthesis protein MetW, whose translation MPKIVGIMVARSQQGWLGACLREATKICDKIIIIDDKSTDRTIEIYKAFPKVEYHCYHRRISKKTAYVKLIHLAKKNNADWVLLLDAYEILEKNAADVIGRLVARTDPKEPVFLFYYLRLLYFWQDAEYYISNGPYANNWAPRLFTTWGDGWKLLTNWNWEAHSTGKPLPPPEEYKNYGKRINVCIKNYHFFDGNLGNIFQNGPQLVKWKDRKNIQWQCCQGEETINNLKYINETIKMVPPGAMKLLDVGCGQGDLGEMLKQQDHRREVIGIERDEMIACMAMNKYDYVIVGDMDNASLEFPVGYFDCVIVQNMLEKATAPLDVLLYVKKFLHDSGSLILKCKNARNINIINELVNEGVCGWANERLFTLRAIKEMVSRSKMKIEEIHHIPNEEKKMANIALGNLSSQQLKELETECFIIKIIKEKKKLS comes from the coding sequence ATGCCCAAAATAGTTGGTATTATGGTGGCAAGGAGTCAGCAAGGCTGGCTGGGTGCTTGCTTACGCGAAGCAACAAAAATTTGCGATAAGATAATAATCATTGATGATAAGTCCACAGACAGAACGATTGAAATATATAAAGCATTTCCGAAGGTGGAATATCACTGCTATCACAGAAGGATAAGCAAAAAGACAGCTTATGTTAAATTAATTCATTTGGCTAAAAAAAATAATGCGGACTGGGTTTTACTTTTGGATGCCTATGAAATATTAGAAAAAAATGCTGCTGATGTCATTGGCCGTCTGGTTGCCAGAACAGATCCCAAAGAACCGGTATTCTTATTTTACTACTTAAGATTACTGTATTTTTGGCAAGATGCCGAATATTATATCAGCAATGGCCCTTATGCTAATAACTGGGCCCCTAGGCTGTTTACCACCTGGGGGGACGGTTGGAAACTGTTGACAAACTGGAATTGGGAAGCCCATAGCACCGGAAAACCACTTCCGCCGCCGGAAGAATACAAAAACTATGGAAAAAGGATAAATGTTTGTATAAAAAACTATCATTTTTTTGACGGTAATTTGGGCAATATTTTTCAGAACGGTCCTCAGTTGGTTAAATGGAAAGACAGAAAGAATATTCAATGGCAGTGCTGCCAGGGTGAGGAAACAATAAACAACTTAAAATATATTAATGAAACCATAAAAATGGTACCGCCCGGTGCCATGAAACTATTGGATGTAGGCTGTGGTCAAGGTGACTTAGGAGAGATGTTAAAACAGCAGGACCACCGAAGAGAAGTGATTGGTATAGAAAGAGATGAGATGATTGCCTGTATGGCAATGAACAAATATGATTATGTTATTGTGGGGGATATGGATAATGCAAGCTTAGAATTCCCTGTGGGTTATTTTGACTGCGTAATAGTGCAGAATATGTTAGAAAAAGCAACAGCTCCTTTGGATGTTCTTTTATATGTAAAAAAGTTTCTACATGACAGTGGTAGTCTTATTCTCAAATGTAAGAATGCAAGGAACATTAATATCATAAATGAACTGGTAAATGAAGGGGTATGTGGCTGGGCAAATGAAAGACTTTTCACCTTAAGGGCTATAAAAGAAATGGTTTCTAGGTCTAAAATGAAAATAGAAGAGATACACCATATACCCAATGAGGAAAAGAAGATGGCCAATATTGCACTGGGTAATTTATCTTCTCAACAGTTAAAAGAATTAGAAACCGAGTGCTTTATTATTAAAATAATTAAGGAAAAGAAAAAGCTATCATAA
- a CDS encoding glycosyltransferase — translation MIVKNEEFSIIRCLNSIKNIADEIIIVDTGSVDNTIEIAKDFGAKVIEHPWQNNFSDARNVSLEHAHGDWILFLDADEEVMAEDLHRFEILESTDRDGFFLVILNLDEKGGHTRQQSLRLFKNQCEYRFQGAIHEQIMQSIINHNPSARFGSLNIRIKHYGYLNEQVSRHNKVYRNISMLQHELIKEKNNGFLYFSLGNEYMRMGDYAKALQYYNMAENFTAAEVSYAPLLGKKKSQALINRKLYQEALGVLKNYLKIYPDYTDLLFLKAGVYYKTGQHQQSLSLFKRCLLLGEAPACYVSESGVGTYKAEQAIRKVSASMNKSGISLCMIVFNEENNLPRCLNSAKDVVDEIIIVDTGSTDSTVQIANNFGAKVYHFDWSGDFAEARNYSLKFATCPWVLVLDADEMLRPCEHQRLREAVGVTGTTMGYYLKIINYFGRGDAEQYVVDAVCRLFRNSKEFSFSGRIHEEISQSIISRHGLKSISPLDVHIDHRGYIEQPGLNNKNQRNIGILKKQLKQDPEDAYALYALGTEYFQQGDYNNALVQYYKALRLIDGKDVMSDLFFKIAVCHLELKEYQKGLQIIEQGQQLFAHFTPLWYLQGLIEYKQNQLTQACRTWEKTLSMGDPPWHRYTFPHGIGGFITAAALGGCYEKMGLLDKAESLLEKYLIKGKGVRAVTPIYCRILLKKYQANECLAKLERLNYPRCFKESIILARVFSQLDNVELEHIYFRKSLDLLRNQPNQGDYLQLIALKLKSIDKYCGYGMKLGDQSPLLSRLKSKLISLRKEDNKNICPK, via the coding sequence ATGATTGTTAAAAATGAAGAATTCTCTATTATTAGATGTCTAAATAGCATTAAAAATATTGCGGATGAAATCATTATTGTGGATACCGGTTCGGTGGATAATACCATAGAAATTGCCAAGGACTTTGGTGCAAAGGTCATCGAGCATCCTTGGCAAAACAATTTCAGTGATGCCAGAAACGTTAGCTTGGAGCATGCACACGGAGACTGGATATTGTTTTTAGATGCCGATGAAGAGGTGATGGCTGAGGACCTACATAGATTTGAAATACTTGAATCCACTGATAGGGATGGCTTTTTTCTTGTAATACTAAATCTGGATGAAAAAGGCGGTCATACCAGACAACAATCCCTGCGGTTATTTAAAAATCAGTGCGAATATCGTTTTCAGGGAGCTATCCATGAGCAGATAATGCAGTCAATTATAAATCATAACCCTTCAGCCAGATTCGGCAGTTTAAATATTAGAATAAAACACTACGGTTACTTAAATGAACAAGTCAGCAGACATAATAAAGTTTACCGAAATATAAGCATGTTGCAGCATGAACTCATTAAAGAAAAAAACAACGGCTTTTTGTATTTTAGTCTGGGGAATGAATACATGAGGATGGGTGATTATGCCAAGGCGTTACAGTATTATAATATGGCCGAGAATTTTACCGCAGCAGAAGTAAGTTATGCTCCCTTATTGGGTAAAAAGAAAAGTCAAGCTTTAATTAATAGAAAACTATATCAAGAGGCCCTTGGGGTATTGAAAAATTATTTAAAAATATATCCCGATTATACTGATTTGCTGTTTTTAAAAGCGGGTGTATACTATAAGACCGGTCAACACCAACAATCCCTTAGTTTATTTAAACGATGCCTACTGCTTGGAGAAGCACCTGCCTGTTATGTATCGGAAAGTGGAGTGGGAACATATAAAGCTGAACAGGCCATAAGAAAGGTATCCGCTTCAATGAATAAAAGCGGAATAAGCCTGTGTATGATTGTTTTCAATGAGGAAAACAATCTACCAAGATGTTTAAACAGTGCAAAAGATGTGGTGGATGAGATCATTATTGTTGATACCGGGTCGACGGATAGCACTGTACAAATAGCCAATAATTTTGGGGCTAAAGTATATCATTTTGACTGGTCAGGGGATTTTGCCGAGGCGAGAAATTATTCGTTAAAGTTTGCCACCTGCCCGTGGGTTTTAGTTTTAGATGCCGATGAAATGCTGCGACCCTGTGAACATCAGCGGTTGCGGGAAGCAGTTGGCGTTACAGGAACAACTATGGGTTATTATCTAAAAATAATTAACTATTTTGGCCGGGGTGATGCTGAACAATATGTGGTAGATGCCGTTTGCAGACTGTTTCGGAACAGTAAAGAATTCTCTTTTTCCGGCAGAATACATGAGGAAATTTCCCAATCAATAATTAGCAGGCATGGTTTGAAGTCAATATCTCCATTGGATGTGCATATTGATCACCGGGGTTATATAGAACAACCGGGATTGAATAATAAAAACCAAAGGAATATTGGTATTTTAAAAAAACAATTAAAACAAGATCCTGAAGATGCCTATGCTCTCTATGCATTGGGCACAGAATATTTTCAACAGGGTGATTATAACAATGCCCTTGTTCAATATTATAAGGCCCTGAGGTTGATAGACGGCAAAGATGTCATGTCTGATCTATTTTTTAAGATTGCAGTGTGTCATTTAGAACTGAAAGAATACCAAAAAGGGTTACAAATTATTGAGCAAGGTCAGCAGTTATTTGCCCATTTCACCCCCCTGTGGTATCTTCAGGGATTGATTGAGTATAAGCAAAATCAATTAACCCAAGCTTGTAGAACCTGGGAAAAAACATTGTCAATGGGGGACCCTCCATGGCACCGCTATACCTTTCCCCATGGCATAGGTGGTTTTATCACTGCCGCGGCCCTGGGTGGTTGTTATGAGAAAATGGGTTTACTTGATAAAGCGGAAAGTTTGTTAGAAAAATATTTGATAAAAGGGAAGGGAGTAAGGGCGGTTACACCCATATATTGTCGAATTTTATTGAAGAAATACCAAGCTAATGAATGCCTGGCAAAACTTGAGAGGTTAAACTATCCCCGTTGTTTTAAGGAAAGCATTATTCTTGCCCGAGTTTTTAGTCAGTTAGATAATGTTGAATTAGAGCACATCTATTTTAGAAAATCTTTAGATCTGTTAAGAAATCAACCTAATCAAGGGGATTACTTACAGTTAATAGCCCTCAAACTGAAGTCTATTGATAAGTATTGCGGCTATGGCATGAAATTAGGGGATCAATCCCCCCTCTTGTCAAGGTTAAAGAGCAAGCTTATCTCACTCCGAAAGGAGGATAACAAGAACATATGCCCAAAATAG